One genomic region from Streptomyces venezuelae encodes:
- a CDS encoding flavin monoamine oxidase family protein, which yields MSTDNQPGIRRADGFTRRRLLKVGGLTTAAAAIGAIPAPFGSTVAHAADASAAEARGCYDAIVVGLGFAGAIAARELRAKGLNPLLLEARGRVGGRTWTDTFVNQPVEMGGQFVDESQPLITAELNRYGIATAHGLLPAHAVMPTPDGPAPFSLAELQTRQGALLEKLFEGSKTFFPDPYNPLARRDLVREVDGLSLRNRLDQLNLSAADESWINGITAGQSGGSSTYGSYTALAQWWSLAGWSTDTWYRAQSKRVSTGMSSVIRAILADARAEIRLNAPVASITDTGTSVRVVTTAGQAFTARTVVVAVPVNVWKTITFNPGLPSVHSTATQQGVGVANSRKLWLHVRGMTEAKVVSGAEGDPFMTVLSHSETPEGQLLMALNSKPAINVSNRAEIEAALRTVLPEARLIDYRAQDWGAERYSLGGWALRRPGQLLAQLPAIQRPHGRIAFATSDIASGWVGFVEGAIEAGFRAADQAAGIAGATRTASAQARRGLSTV from the coding sequence GTGAGTACAGACAACCAGCCTGGCATACGTCGGGCCGACGGCTTCACCCGTCGGCGCCTGCTCAAGGTGGGCGGGCTCACCACCGCTGCCGCCGCGATCGGCGCGATCCCCGCTCCCTTCGGCAGCACCGTCGCCCATGCCGCCGATGCCTCTGCCGCCGAAGCCCGTGGCTGCTACGACGCCATCGTCGTGGGCCTCGGCTTCGCGGGGGCGATAGCCGCGCGGGAGCTGAGGGCCAAGGGCCTCAACCCGCTGCTGCTTGAGGCCCGCGGCCGGGTCGGCGGCCGCACCTGGACGGACACGTTCGTCAACCAGCCCGTGGAGATGGGCGGTCAGTTCGTCGACGAGTCCCAGCCGCTCATCACCGCCGAGCTCAACCGCTACGGCATCGCCACCGCGCACGGGCTGCTCCCCGCGCACGCGGTCATGCCGACCCCGGACGGCCCCGCGCCCTTCTCCCTCGCCGAGCTGCAGACCCGGCAGGGTGCGCTCCTGGAGAAGCTCTTCGAGGGGTCGAAGACCTTCTTCCCGGACCCCTACAACCCCCTCGCCCGACGCGATCTGGTCCGTGAGGTCGACGGGCTGTCGCTGCGCAACCGGCTCGACCAGCTGAACCTCAGCGCCGCCGACGAGAGCTGGATCAACGGCATCACGGCCGGCCAGTCCGGCGGATCGAGCACCTACGGCTCGTACACGGCCCTGGCCCAGTGGTGGTCCCTCGCGGGCTGGAGCACGGACACGTGGTACCGCGCACAGAGCAAGCGCGTCTCCACGGGCATGAGCAGCGTCATCCGGGCGATCCTCGCCGACGCCAGGGCGGAGATCCGGCTGAACGCCCCGGTCGCGTCGATCACCGACACGGGTACGTCGGTCAGGGTCGTGACCACGGCGGGCCAGGCCTTCACCGCGCGTACCGTCGTGGTGGCGGTACCGGTGAACGTATGGAAGACCATCACGTTCAACCCCGGTCTGCCCTCGGTGCACAGCACCGCCACGCAGCAGGGCGTGGGCGTGGCGAACAGCCGCAAGCTCTGGCTCCACGTGCGCGGCATGACTGAGGCGAAGGTCGTCAGCGGCGCCGAGGGCGACCCCTTCATGACCGTGCTCTCGCACAGCGAGACCCCGGAGGGCCAGCTCCTGATGGCCCTCAACAGCAAGCCCGCGATCAACGTCTCCAACCGGGCGGAGATCGAGGCCGCGCTGAGGACCGTCCTCCCGGAAGCCCGGCTCATCGACTACCGGGCACAGGACTGGGGCGCGGAGCGCTATTCGCTCGGCGGCTGGGCGCTGCGCCGCCCGGGCCAGTTGCTGGCCCAGCTGCCGGCGATCCAGCGACCGCACGGCAGGATCGCGTTCGCCACCAGTGACATCGCCAGCGGCTGGGTGGGCTTCGTGGAAGGCGCGATCGAGGCCGGCTTCCGCGCGGCGGACCAGGCCGCCGGCATCGCGGGGGCCACCAGGACCGCTTCGGCACAGGCTCGGCGCGGGCTCAGCACCGTGTGA
- a CDS encoding DUF5988 family protein, with product MSNRPNVILQGGRAVPDQERVRYVENTEDTFKLFLGNRYEHYRANGSTHAHHDGRGLLVFEWMYRTYVAE from the coding sequence ATGAGCAACCGACCCAACGTGATCCTGCAGGGTGGCCGGGCCGTTCCCGACCAGGAGAGGGTTCGCTACGTCGAGAACACCGAGGACACGTTCAAACTCTTCCTCGGGAACCGCTACGAGCACTACAGGGCCAACGGCTCCACCCACGCGCACCACGACGGACGGGGCCTCCTGGTGTTCGAGTGGATGTACCGCACCTACGTGGCCGAGTGA
- a CDS encoding AraC family transcriptional regulator, with product MDTLANLLDGVRARGAVFTRTVMSPQWSLRFASGAHLTLVAALNGRVWITPADGEPMELGSGDIAVLRGPAPYTVAEDPASPPGRVITSADYCARTARAVVVGEPALDPRTCGADEPGSALLISGAYEGRTGISDRLLDALPDVLVVPEADSDRTLLGLVAEEVRRDKPGQQAVLDRLLDLMLVSTLRAWFDRPKNHAPAWYRPTDDSVVASALRLMHDDPAHPWTVATLAAKVGASRSGLARSFARHVGEPPMTYLATWRVALAADLLRDTDDTVSSIAHKVGYSNTFALSVAFKRCRGITPTQHRAAVLHSRGLTA from the coding sequence GTGGACACGTTAGCGAACTTGCTGGACGGGGTACGGGCACGCGGTGCCGTGTTCACCCGGACGGTCATGAGCCCACAATGGTCCCTGCGCTTCGCGAGCGGCGCCCATCTGACCTTGGTCGCCGCCTTGAACGGCCGGGTCTGGATCACACCCGCCGACGGCGAGCCGATGGAACTCGGCTCCGGTGACATCGCCGTCCTGCGCGGCCCCGCCCCGTACACCGTCGCCGAGGATCCCGCCTCGCCGCCCGGACGCGTCATCACCAGCGCGGACTACTGCGCGCGGACCGCCCGGGCGGTCGTCGTCGGCGAGCCGGCCCTCGACCCGCGTACCTGCGGGGCCGACGAGCCGGGTTCGGCCCTCCTGATCAGCGGCGCCTACGAAGGCCGGACCGGCATCAGCGACCGTCTCCTGGACGCCCTGCCGGACGTCCTCGTCGTACCGGAGGCCGACAGCGACCGTACCCTTCTTGGCCTGGTCGCGGAGGAGGTACGCCGCGACAAGCCGGGCCAGCAGGCCGTCCTGGACCGGCTGCTCGACCTGATGCTGGTCTCCACGCTGCGCGCCTGGTTCGACCGCCCCAAGAACCACGCACCCGCGTGGTACCGGCCCACGGACGACTCCGTCGTCGCGAGCGCCCTCCGGCTGATGCACGACGACCCGGCACACCCGTGGACCGTGGCCACCCTCGCCGCCAAGGTGGGGGCCTCCAGGTCGGGGCTGGCCCGCAGCTTCGCCCGCCACGTCGGTGAGCCGCCCATGACCTACCTGGCGACGTGGCGCGTCGCCCTGGCGGCCGACCTGCTGCGCGACACCGACGACACGGTGAGCTCCATCGCCCACAAGGTGGGGTACTCCAACACCTTCGCCCTCAGCGTCGCCTTCAAGCGCTGCCGTGGCATCACCCCCACCCAGCACCGTGCGGCGGTTCTGCACAGCCGCGGGCTGACCGCCTGA
- a CDS encoding alpha-mannosidase, which translates to MHDDRSLVESRLKRVLEERIRPAVYPESVPLAVAIWTAPDEPVPVAEGLAAPRTPIAVGTEWGAPWGTSWLTVSGTVPPEWAGRTVEALIDLGFDANMPGFQCEGLVYRPDGTPVKGLNPRNQWVRIAGPAVGGEEVLLHVEAASNPVVLDYHPFLPTELGEKETAGDKPQYRLERMDLAVFDETVWQLVIDLEVLGELMAELPVEGARRWEILRAVERALDALDLQDVNGTAAKARTELVGVLATPAEPSAHLISAVGHAHIDSAWLWPLRETVRKVARTTANMTALLEDEPEFIYTMSQAQQYAWIKEHRPEVYARVKKAVAEGRFVPAGGMWVESDTNMPSSEAMARQFVHGKRFFLDEFGVENEEAWLPDTFGFAGGLPQIIKAAGSKWLLTQKISWSQINTFPHHTFLWEGIDGTRIFTHFPPVDTYNCSMRGKEIAHAARNFKDKGRARHSIAPTGWGDGGGGTTREMVAKAARLRDLEGSARVRWERPADFFAKAEAEYPEPPVWVGELYLELHRATLTSQARTKQGNRASENLLREAELWSATAAVRVGTPYPYQELDRIWKTVLLHQFHDILPGSSIAWVHREAERTYAAAAEELNGIVDRAQRALAGTGEGTVAFNAAPHARGGVPAGGATPVTGPGSGCTVTGRPEGGYVLDNGLLRVAVDARGLAVSVLDLRSGRETLAPGAAANLLQIHPDFPNMWDAWDVDSFYRNTVTDLTDADAVEIATDTPHLVTVRVTRSFGSSRAVQTLTLAAGEARLDLATEVDWHETEKFLKASYPLDLRTDSYASETQFGHLNRPTHTNTSWEAAKFEACNHRFVHLEEPGWGVALVTASTYGHDVTRAVRPEDGGTTTTVRVSLLRAPRFPDPHTDQGLHRFRHALVPGADIGDAVREGYRINLPERRVTGTADVAPLVTLDNDAVVVSAVKLADDESGDVVVRLYEARGGRARTRLTPAFEHGPVRTCDLLERPVGDVEPTDGRVELHLRPFQLLTLRFTRA; encoded by the coding sequence ATGCACGACGACCGCAGCCTCGTCGAGTCCCGCCTCAAGCGCGTCCTGGAGGAGCGCATCCGCCCGGCCGTGTACCCCGAGTCCGTCCCGCTGGCGGTCGCCATCTGGACCGCCCCCGACGAACCCGTACCCGTCGCGGAAGGACTGGCCGCGCCGCGCACCCCGATCGCCGTCGGCACGGAGTGGGGCGCGCCCTGGGGCACCAGCTGGCTGACCGTCTCCGGCACCGTCCCGCCCGAGTGGGCGGGTCGCACCGTCGAGGCGCTGATCGACCTCGGGTTCGACGCCAACATGCCCGGATTCCAGTGTGAAGGCCTGGTCTACCGGCCCGACGGCACACCGGTGAAGGGCCTCAATCCCCGCAACCAGTGGGTACGGATCGCCGGCCCGGCGGTCGGCGGGGAGGAGGTGCTGCTGCACGTCGAGGCCGCGTCCAACCCCGTCGTCCTGGACTACCACCCCTTCCTGCCGACCGAGCTGGGCGAGAAGGAGACGGCCGGCGACAAGCCGCAGTACCGGCTGGAACGGATGGACCTGGCCGTCTTCGACGAGACGGTGTGGCAGCTCGTCATCGACCTCGAGGTGCTCGGTGAGCTGATGGCGGAGCTTCCGGTCGAGGGCGCGCGCCGGTGGGAGATCCTGCGTGCCGTCGAGCGAGCCCTCGACGCGCTCGACCTGCAGGACGTCAACGGGACCGCGGCGAAGGCCCGTACGGAGCTGGTCGGCGTACTCGCCACGCCGGCCGAGCCGTCCGCGCACCTCATCAGCGCCGTCGGTCACGCCCACATCGACTCGGCCTGGCTCTGGCCGCTCCGCGAGACCGTCCGCAAGGTCGCCCGCACCACCGCCAACATGACCGCCCTGCTGGAGGACGAACCCGAGTTCATCTACACGATGTCCCAGGCGCAGCAGTACGCCTGGATCAAGGAGCACCGGCCGGAGGTGTACGCGCGGGTCAAGAAGGCGGTCGCCGAGGGCCGCTTCGTCCCGGCCGGCGGCATGTGGGTGGAGTCCGACACCAACATGCCCTCCTCCGAGGCGATGGCCCGTCAGTTCGTCCACGGCAAGCGGTTCTTCCTGGACGAGTTCGGCGTCGAGAACGAGGAGGCCTGGCTGCCGGACACCTTCGGCTTCGCCGGCGGCCTGCCGCAGATCATCAAGGCGGCCGGCTCCAAGTGGCTGCTGACCCAGAAGATCTCGTGGAGCCAGATCAACACCTTCCCGCACCACACCTTCCTCTGGGAGGGCATCGACGGCACCCGGATCTTCACCCACTTCCCGCCCGTCGACACGTACAACTGCTCCATGCGCGGCAAGGAGATCGCCCACGCCGCACGGAACTTCAAGGACAAGGGCCGCGCCAGGCACTCGATCGCCCCGACCGGATGGGGCGACGGGGGCGGCGGGACGACCCGCGAGATGGTCGCCAAGGCCGCGCGGCTGCGTGACCTGGAGGGCTCGGCACGGGTGAGGTGGGAGCGACCCGCCGACTTCTTCGCGAAGGCCGAGGCCGAGTACCCCGAACCGCCGGTGTGGGTGGGCGAGCTGTACCTCGAACTCCACCGGGCCACCCTCACCAGTCAGGCGAGGACCAAGCAGGGCAACCGGGCGAGCGAGAACCTGCTGCGGGAGGCCGAACTATGGTCCGCCACCGCGGCCGTTCGCGTCGGAACGCCTTACCCGTACCAGGAGTTGGACCGGATCTGGAAGACCGTGCTGCTGCACCAGTTCCACGACATCCTGCCCGGTTCCTCGATCGCCTGGGTCCACCGGGAGGCGGAACGCACGTACGCCGCCGCGGCCGAGGAGCTGAACGGCATCGTCGACCGGGCACAGCGGGCCCTGGCAGGCACCGGGGAGGGCACCGTCGCCTTCAACGCCGCTCCGCACGCACGGGGCGGGGTCCCGGCCGGTGGCGCGACGCCGGTGACCGGACCAGGTTCCGGCTGTACGGTGACCGGCCGGCCGGAAGGCGGGTACGTGCTCGACAACGGGCTGCTGCGGGTCGCCGTGGACGCGCGAGGGCTGGCGGTGTCGGTGCTCGATCTGCGCTCCGGGCGGGAGACCCTCGCCCCCGGCGCGGCCGCCAACCTGCTGCAGATCCACCCCGACTTCCCCAACATGTGGGACGCCTGGGACGTCGACTCCTTCTACCGCAACACCGTCACCGATCTGACGGACGCCGACGCGGTCGAGATCGCGACCGACACCCCGCACCTCGTGACCGTACGGGTCACCCGCTCCTTCGGCTCCTCCCGCGCCGTCCAGACGCTCACCCTCGCCGCCGGGGAAGCACGGCTCGACCTCGCCACCGAGGTCGACTGGCACGAGACCGAGAAGTTCCTGAAGGCCTCCTACCCGCTCGACCTGCGGACCGACAGCTACGCCTCCGAGACCCAGTTCGGCCACCTCAACCGCCCCACCCACACCAACACCAGCTGGGAGGCCGCCAAGTTCGAAGCCTGCAACCACCGCTTCGTCCACCTGGAGGAACCCGGCTGGGGCGTCGCCCTGGTCACCGCCTCCACATACGGCCACGACGTCACGCGTGCCGTGCGCCCCGAGGACGGCGGCACCACGACCACCGTCCGGGTCTCCCTCCTGCGCGCCCCCCGCTTTCCCGACCCGCACACCGACCAAGGGCTGCACCGCTTTCGGCACGCACTCGTCCCCGGAGCCGACATCGGCGACGCCGTACGGGAGGGCTACCGCATCAACCTGCCCGAGCGACGGGTCACCGGCACCGCGGACGTCGCCCCGCTCGTCACGCTCGACAACGACGCTGTGGTGGTCAGCGCGGTGAAGCTCGCGGACGACGAGAGCGGCGACGTGGTGGTGCGACTGTACGAAGCCCGGGGCGGCCGTGCCCGTACCCGCCTCACGCCGGCGTTCGAGCACGGGCCGGTCCGCACATGCGACCTGCTCGAACGGCCGGTCGGCGACGTCGAGCCGACGGACGGCCGCGTCGAACTCCACCTGCGGCCCTTCCAGCTGCTCACCCTCCGCTTCACCCGCGCCTGA
- a CDS encoding NAD(P)H-binding protein, whose protein sequence is MTEHPILITGGTGKVGGRAVAQLGSKGVTVRVGSRSGEPRFDWTDRSTWDAALDGVKKVFLVPQDGEQLTRPFVQRAKELGVERIVLLSGRGADVPGYAKEDSIAGRTHIDGEDAVRNSGLEWTVVRPAWFAQNFSEGFFRDSVLGGELRLPAGDGAASFVDAEDIAAVAVAALTEDTHVGKTYELSGPSALTIGEVVDLISDATGRSVRYVSLSPEDFVAELVAEGWPTADAEDYADSVGPIRRDMDSHLSDGVQAALGRPPRSFALFVKEAAAAGAWRD, encoded by the coding sequence ATGACTGAGCACCCGATTCTGATCACTGGTGGTACGGGCAAGGTCGGCGGTCGCGCCGTGGCCCAACTCGGCTCGAAGGGTGTCACGGTGCGCGTGGGATCGCGTTCCGGCGAGCCCCGTTTCGACTGGACGGACAGGAGCACGTGGGACGCCGCTCTGGACGGCGTGAAGAAGGTCTTCCTCGTGCCGCAGGACGGCGAGCAGCTGACGCGGCCGTTCGTGCAGCGCGCGAAGGAACTGGGGGTCGAGCGCATCGTGCTGCTGTCGGGCCGCGGCGCCGACGTCCCCGGTTACGCCAAGGAGGACAGCATCGCGGGCCGGACCCACATCGACGGCGAGGACGCCGTGCGCAACAGCGGTCTGGAGTGGACCGTCGTGCGGCCCGCGTGGTTCGCGCAGAACTTCAGCGAGGGCTTCTTCCGCGACTCGGTGCTCGGCGGGGAGCTGCGCCTGCCCGCGGGTGACGGCGCTGCGAGCTTCGTGGACGCCGAGGACATCGCCGCGGTCGCGGTCGCCGCGCTCACCGAGGACACGCACGTGGGCAAGACCTACGAGCTGTCCGGTCCGAGCGCGCTGACCATCGGCGAGGTGGTGGACCTCATCTCCGACGCCACCGGCCGCTCGGTGCGCTACGTGTCCCTGTCGCCCGAGGACTTCGTGGCCGAACTGGTCGCCGAGGGCTGGCCCACGGCGGACGCCGAGGACTACGCCGACTCGGTCGGCCCGATCCGCCGGGACATGGACAGTCACCTGTCCGACGGCGTGCAGGCCGCGCTCGGCCGGCCGCCCCGTTCCTTCGCCCTGTTCGTGAAGGAGGCCGCGGCCGCCGGCGCCTGGCGCGACTGA